CaggaattactgcccgaattgccggatcctcgtatggtgtccattgaaactatatgaacatgatggaaatattagttatatacataatacataatactaaatactaaataccaatcgactagctcatgatggaaatatcaattttatttaatacttacttgtgcttccgactgttggcctaatagaagccgtatatcttcaagagaacTAGGTAATCCAGCATAACTTGCTGAATGATTctacctaattaaataaatttttagcatactattatattttaaatctacgtaataattgtaaaatctaatataaaatttacctcgttatgagtgggaatatATATGGGTGgcccactcgaggacgtaaaaatggaaagcgaaatcGTGCCCATAACTATAGTAGTGACAAGTAACCTCCGATTTTCGCTTTACTTGGTCGCGTCGCCCTGTACATCTCCCAGTACAATGTGGCTAAAatggcagacccccaactcagttcaccagctgctctaaaatcaatgaGTTTCAGTAGCCATCTTAGATGTGCGAGGTTCCATGACAAATCTGACATCaaataacctccaattatctgaagaatgtatgcccgagcatatcgggTTCTTTCTAGTTCAGTTGAATCATCATCCGGATctgggaatgtgtctcgtaaccagcccatctcgatctaACCTCCGTTAATATTCTCCGAAATAGCGCCTAAAAGCTCGTAGCATACCACTCCCCAATCGCCAGATTGAACAaacccggtgactgggtacccgtccactggcaatcccaattgcagattcacatcttccaaagtgatagtgcactctccacatgaaagatgaaatgtgtgcgtctcgggtctccacctttcaatcaacgcactgataagtttcgggtccaacttgtatccccggcctaccgtcgccatgtgccaaaaacccgcttcctgtaggtaattctctaccaacggtgatggaggaccatgcatattatggatatagcattgcaatatccgatctacagacttttataacaaataataaattaataattatttaaaatttataaataaaaaatattaaataatatttaaaaattaaatttaacacttaccattttcatttgtttgacggatatgtgcttgtcatcaagacgaatcaattctccggccattgctaaatttgtacaaatttttacgatttaaaaaaaattcaaaaaaaataaaatttaattttttttaaaataattaaaaaattaaagctcttTTAAATAGGGATTTGGGAGAAATTTCAGAGCaaaatgagagaaaattgagaggaaattgagagaatattagagaaaggatttatttgtgaaaaaaaatgaaaggggggttttatagttttttttttaccattgggGGGTCACCAACGGTAAAAAAAGTAGCCGTTGCAACTGTTCACACGCGGGCAAAACGCGTCCCCAGGGGAGTGCTTAAGTGGTAGGAAAACGCGTCCTTGAGGGCGCGCTTTACTGCCACGTAGGCAAAGCGCTTCCTCGATGAAGCGTTTTCCtgccacgtcccctgacatcgcgctgacgtggacgcgctttcggGAAATTGGGTCAATCcggtaattaatttattaccgggcccatttcggtaaatttgttaaaaaatgggctttttttagtgttttgcccaatttttacaatattttacattttctaatttttttatatattttttatttttttacaatttttaaaaattctaacatatttttattttgaaaattatataattttttgtatttttataaaaaaattgtatttttaaaatatttttaaagttttttttggaTTATGATGTCATTGTGATGTTAGTGTACGACATGTGGCGATTTTATGATTGGCTAAATATTCCAATCgatttttttaaggtttaaaggACTGAATAAAAACATCTGATAATGTTAAGGGCTGAACCTGGAACATTTGATAATGTTAGAAATTGAAATGGactaaaaaaaacttcaaagattaaagtaaaaaaaaacgaTATACTTTAAAGTCTAAAGTGTACATCAAAGCAAATATTTAAGCTCAAAGCAAACCGATTGTCTCTTTATTATGTACGGATTATAGTAGGAAAATTATTGGAGTATGATACAGAGCAACTATCTCGGGGTTTTTGAAACTTTCTGCGTATTTGGATACAGTTGGATGTTCGTAAGCCGCTAAAAACGAAAAAAGGAAACTTATGATCTCTTCATCAAAGTTAACCCTTTTTTGCTTCCTACGTGGTTGTTTAGGCCATGGTGATAATTTTTGTCCAGTAAAATTACGCCATGGAATGCAGGAGATGGAGCTGGGATGGGACTTATCTTTACGTGCCCAACCGAGGTAGAACAATGTGATCAAATCTGCTTACCGGTGAAAACAACCAAATATCTAATTAGAGGACACAAATAGCCTCACTCAATTGATCCATTTACCAGTAAACCCTAGCTTAGACATAACATAGCAGAAGAAATCCCAATTAACAGTATCATATGCCTTACTAATATCAACTTTATAGCAACCTCACCCACTTTACAACGCCATTTGTTCTTCAAATAGTTAATGATCTCAAAATCTGCTATCAGTGATAAGTCGTCCAGGAACAAAGGCTGATTACAAATTGCAAAGATGAAATAATCTTAGGCAGAATAGTCTTCGACTAATTGACAAGAGTTTTTGCAAGAATTTTATAGACAACATTACACGATGCTATCCTTCACAGAATCAGACTTGCATTAGTATCATTGAGACAAGGCGGAAACTTACAAGCATCAAGCCATGAAATGCACTAGGAAGCAACATCCGACTCAGCATGGGctagaatttttgaaaaaaaagttggaTTCATACCGTTCAACCCGGAGGCTGCAAGCAGAGAAAGGGGCCTCAAGCATGTCATTATcaatgttgacaccattttttgaataaaaattagcTTCgcaatatttaagaaaaaacatgaaaattttaattcttaacATATTAGGTTTTATTAAGAACATAGGAATCGCTATCATTCTTTTTAGCTAGGTGATCGGTCATCTATAAATtaccttttaaaataataaccattttacaatacttttttttaaatatagtttttttaaataaattctttttagcAGAATTTTAGTTCCGATTTTTAAGTTCGGATTCGGCCCAAgttggaaaatgaatttaaaattttgtttaaaccagattcatattaaaaatattaaatttgagcTCAGTCCGGCTCAactctaataaatatttttaaattattttttatataaaaattcaaaaataaaatatatcaaatacattaaaaatattaaaataaatattttaggctAAATTGAACATACATACCATTGAAGAACACAATTGGTTGTTGTTGTCCCTAAGCGAACCTGTCGATTGGAAGCTTGAGCGTGAAAAAGTTTAGAATTAGCCTCCAGTAAACTTGTTCACGAGTTTGAAATCACATAATTGGACAATAGGGGGAGAGGGTACAAACCAGTCTTGTTTGAGCTAGTTACAACTAGTTAGATTAGGAATCGACCAGGGTATTGGTTAAGAGAGTGATTTTGAATCAGTTAGACTTGAAACCGATACGAATCGATATTTTCTTAATccttaaaaatttgaataagttTTTAATCGGACTGATTAAACCAATCGGACTAGCAAACTGGTGGCCTGGCCGTTTCAACCACTGGCTCGATTTTAAAACCATTGGTATAAACACCTCTTTCATcattctcaatttcaatattgaacAAACTAGTCACTCTCAAAAAACAATGGGGGCAATTAATCCCTCTCAATTTTGGTATGATAGTAAATTTAGCCCttgatgtttatatattatgtacaaATGTTGACAATGTGTAAATATTccaggttaaatttgttaaatcaagaccaaattgatagaatatgtaaaccTTGAAGaccaaaattgttattataccaatagaaaatatgtacaattgactaaaaatattagagttgtgattaattatttttagttgctcattttcaaaatttgataggGATTAAATAGTTCTACGTCTTTTAGAGGGATCAATTTGCTTCAATATCGATATTGAGAAGGACCAAAAAGGTGTTTTTACCAACAAAGGTTTAATGGATgtaatttggtaaattagcTGTAATTAAGGTGTCAAAATTAAGAAACCCTTTTCAAAACTTCACGCTCCAAAAAAATCCACACTTTTTCTTATTCAACAACCAAGCTCCGTTTCTTCCCTCACATTTTACGACAATCAAAAAcctcagaaaaataaaatttcccgGAAAATCTCATTTCTCGATCCTCTCCCAATAACCCTTTAACAATGGAGGATTGCATGAGACTCTGCATGAGAAAGCTAGCGCTTTGGTACACCAAGACGTTTAAGCCCCTCATGACCCACGACGAGCTCGAACCCATTATGGCCACCATGGGTTTCGTCGGCCTCCCGCCGGACCACGGAACTTCGCCGGTCGTTTGGAAGGAATATATCTATCGGGCGTCTCCGGGCTTTTTATGGCGGTGGTCGACGAAGTCTTCGTCCTGTCTGGGTGAACCGCCGACGACGGAGCCGCCTAGACCGAAACTGCCTTACCCAAGGATTGATGGGCTTCACATTTACACTTACCGCGCTTTCCTAGACGCCGTTTACTTTTATCTCGAGATATGCGATATTTCTGAACTCTTCCACATCAGGTACGGattgcctttttctttttacactCTTAAAGCTTGTTTGTTGGGAAATCAAGGTTTAAATATTTGCTCCACATTTATTGTGTTAGTTCATTCTTAAATTCTGTGATGATTTTagctaaaaacaataaaagcaaataGACAAAGATTATAGTTTCCAATGCAATTTGTATTAGGATGATGTtcatttctt
The sequence above is a segment of the Gossypium raimondii isolate GPD5lz chromosome 4, ASM2569854v1, whole genome shotgun sequence genome. Coding sequences within it:
- the LOC105778832 gene encoding uncharacterized protein LOC105778832, coding for MEDCMRLCMRKLALWYTKTFKPLMTHDELEPIMATMGFVGLPPDHGTSPVVWKEYIYRASPGFLWRWSTKSSSCLGEPPTTEPPRPKLPYPRIDGLHIYTYRAFLDAVYFYLEICDISELFHIRGMPLYRSHDRSRKWRCMEEDDSVFVYREGTLEQTTYTLYHFNKTNTSYNGYSSIVIRDKGNNNNATVSSCFVPLKDIIV